One genomic segment of Thermodesulfovibrionales bacterium includes these proteins:
- the radC gene encoding DNA repair protein RadC codes for MPEQKIKDWPENERPRERLVKYGPENLSDAQLLAIILRTGGDGKGVLNLSLSLLDAFKTLRSIDTASPAELASLKGLGIAKVAQIKAAFELGKRLMGESSVGKPVFSSSNAVYSYFAPRFKNLKKELFLSLLLDTKNRLIRECKISEGTLTNSPIHPREAFKEAIRESAASVIFVHNHPSGDPAPSRDDVTVTERLRSAGEIIGIAVLDHVIIGDGAYISLKEKGIF; via the coding sequence ATGCCGGAGCAGAAGATAAAAGACTGGCCCGAGAACGAGAGGCCTCGGGAGAGACTCGTGAAATACGGTCCCGAGAATCTTTCCGATGCCCAGCTCCTCGCGATAATCTTGAGGACGGGAGGCGATGGGAAGGGGGTGTTGAACCTTTCCCTGTCGCTCCTCGACGCGTTCAAGACGCTCAGAAGCATAGATACCGCTTCTCCCGCCGAACTCGCTTCCCTGAAAGGGCTCGGCATCGCCAAGGTCGCTCAGATAAAAGCGGCCTTTGAACTCGGCAAGAGATTGATGGGTGAGTCTTCGGTCGGCAAACCCGTTTTTTCTTCGAGCAACGCGGTATACTCTTATTTCGCTCCCCGCTTCAAAAACCTTAAGAAAGAGCTTTTTCTCTCCCTCCTCCTTGATACAAAAAACAGGCTGATCCGGGAATGCAAGATATCGGAGGGAACGCTGACCAACTCGCCCATTCACCCGCGGGAGGCTTTTAAAGAGGCTATCAGGGAGTCGGCTGCATCGGTTATCTTCGTCCATAACCACCCGAGCGGCGATCCCGCGCCGAGCCGCGATGATGTCACGGTTACGGAAAGACTCAGGAGCGCAGGAGAGATTATCGGGATAGCTGTTCTTGACCATGTGATCATCGGCGACGGAGCGTATATCAGCCTCAAAGAAAAAGGCATATTCTAA